In one Yoonia rosea genomic region, the following are encoded:
- a CDS encoding ABC transporter ATP-binding protein, translated as MKDKSTVLDNVVFARELDLTFQTNDGPVHALKNVNLDIAKGDFVSFIGPSGCGKTTFLRCIAGLEQPTGGEISVNGMTPDEARMARAYGYVFQAAGLYPWRTIGGNIKLPLEIMGFAKAEQAERVARVLELVDLAGFEKKFPWQLSGGMQQRASIARALAFDADILLMDEPFGALDEIVRDHLNEQLLQLWARTEKTIGFVTHSIPEAVYLSTKIVVMSPRPGRITDVIESPLPKERPLDIRDSAEFIAIAHRVRDGLRAGHDDV; from the coding sequence ATGAAAGACAAATCGACTGTGCTAGACAATGTAGTTTTCGCCCGGGAACTGGATCTGACCTTTCAGACCAATGATGGCCCGGTCCATGCGCTCAAGAACGTGAATCTTGATATCGCGAAAGGTGATTTCGTCAGTTTCATCGGCCCGTCTGGCTGTGGCAAGACGACATTCCTGCGTTGTATTGCGGGGCTTGAGCAGCCGACTGGTGGGGAGATATCCGTCAACGGCATGACACCGGATGAGGCGCGCATGGCGCGGGCCTATGGCTATGTGTTTCAGGCGGCTGGGCTTTACCCGTGGCGCACGATTGGTGGCAATATCAAGCTGCCGCTTGAGATCATGGGGTTCGCCAAAGCGGAACAGGCTGAACGGGTGGCGCGGGTGCTGGAGCTGGTTGATCTGGCGGGGTTCGAGAAGAAGTTTCCATGGCAATTGTCGGGGGGGATGCAGCAGCGCGCCTCGATCGCGCGGGCGCTGGCCTTTGATGCGGATATCCTGTTGATGGACGAACCCTTTGGCGCATTGGATGAGATCGTGCGCGATCACCTGAACGAGCAGCTGTTGCAGCTTTGGGCGCGCACCGAAAAGACGATCGGCTTTGTGACCCACTCGATCCCCGAGGCGGTGTATCTGTCGACCAAGATTGTGGTCATGTCGCCGCGTCCGGGACGGATTACCGATGTGATCGAAAGCCCGCTGCCCAAAGAGCGGCCTTTGGATATTCGCGATAGTGCGGAGTTTATCGCGATTGCGCACAGGGTGCGTGACGGGCTGAGGGCAGGCCATGACGATGTGTAG
- a CDS encoding ABC transporter permease produces the protein MKSVLPVLTVIGAILLFWIVSVVPMNMHLTADLAQRQDIVVTPDTPVARQEYSGIGLALRNPQLFGMTYTLDRPRLPSPHQVVVEMWNTIALQNITSRRSLVFHGWVTLSATLLGFVIGTGLGVLLAVGIVYNRAMDMSVMPWAIASQTIPILALAPMIIVMMGAIGIQGLFPKAVISAYLSFFPVVVGMVKGLRSPDGMQLDLLRTYSASPAQGFWKLRLPASVPYLFASLKIGISASLVGAIVAELPTGARAGFGARMLVGDQYGQPLVTWAALFAAALTAAALVGFFSLVERWTLRRMGMQAV, from the coding sequence GTGAAGTCTGTTCTGCCAGTTCTGACCGTAATCGGGGCGATCCTGTTGTTCTGGATCGTGTCCGTTGTGCCGATGAATATGCATCTGACGGCGGATCTGGCACAGCGGCAGGATATTGTGGTTACACCTGATACGCCTGTGGCGCGGCAGGAGTATTCGGGGATCGGGCTGGCACTGCGCAACCCGCAATTATTTGGCATGACATACACGTTGGACCGTCCGCGTTTGCCCTCGCCCCATCAGGTTGTGGTGGAGATGTGGAATACGATTGCCTTGCAGAACATCACATCGCGGCGGTCACTGGTCTTTCATGGCTGGGTGACATTGTCGGCTACGCTGCTTGGGTTTGTGATCGGGACGGGCCTAGGTGTTCTTTTGGCTGTGGGGATCGTGTATAACCGTGCGATGGATATGAGCGTGATGCCCTGGGCCATTGCCAGCCAGACCATTCCTATTCTGGCCCTTGCGCCGATGATTATTGTGATGATGGGCGCGATCGGCATTCAGGGGCTGTTTCCGAAGGCGGTGATCAGCGCCTATCTGAGTTTCTTTCCTGTCGTCGTGGGCATGGTGAAGGGGCTGCGCAGCCCTGACGGTATGCAGCTTGATCTACTGCGCACCTATTCCGCCAGCCCCGCGCAGGGGTTCTGGAAGCTGCGTTTGCCGGCCTCGGTGCCCTATCTGTTTGCCTCGCTCAAGATCGGCATTTCGGCGTCACTGGTGGGTGCCATTGTGGCCGAATTGCCCACGGGTGCGCGTGCGGGTTTTGGCGCGCGGATGTTGGTGGGGGATCAATACGGGCAGCCGCTGGTCACTTGGGCTGCGCTTTTCGCCGCGGCGTTGACAGCGGCAGCATTGGTGGGGTTTTTCAGCCTGGTTGAACGCTGGACCTTGCGCCGGATGGGGATGCAGGCGGTATGA
- a CDS encoding ABC transporter permease, whose amino-acid sequence MTGTAIISALALWAAGWFINARLANGAAAKTRLVKLLVPAIFGLTLLIMWELLVRLLEVSPIILPPPTMIAERFANELPTLWADFVQTIIKGAMTGYVIGMLAAFGVAVLADRSDFLTRGILPVGGFMAALPIVGIAPIFVRWLGSDWQSKAAVVAVMVFFPILVNTVAGLRDTTAMQRDLMRTYGAGYWPTLFKLRLPAAMPFIFNGLKIATTLALIGAIVAEFFGSPTVGMGFRISTSVGRLALDMVWAEIVVAALAGSTLYGLMAWIEGRVTFWHPSQRK is encoded by the coding sequence ATGACGGGGACAGCGATTATCAGCGCTTTGGCGCTCTGGGCTGCGGGATGGTTTATCAACGCGCGGTTGGCGAATGGTGCTGCGGCAAAAACCCGTCTGGTCAAGTTACTGGTGCCTGCGATTTTTGGTCTGACACTGCTGATCATGTGGGAGCTTCTGGTGCGCCTGTTAGAGGTCAGCCCGATTATCCTGCCGCCTCCAACGATGATTGCGGAACGGTTTGCAAATGAACTCCCGACGCTCTGGGCAGATTTTGTCCAGACGATCATCAAAGGGGCCATGACGGGGTACGTCATCGGAATGCTGGCGGCCTTTGGCGTGGCAGTCCTAGCAGACCGCTCGGATTTTCTGACACGGGGTATTCTGCCAGTAGGTGGCTTTATGGCGGCCTTGCCGATTGTCGGAATTGCGCCGATTTTCGTCCGTTGGCTGGGGAGCGACTGGCAGTCCAAGGCGGCTGTGGTGGCCGTCATGGTGTTCTTCCCGATCCTTGTGAATACCGTGGCCGGACTACGTGACACAACAGCGATGCAGCGCGATCTGATGCGCACCTATGGCGCGGGCTATTGGCCGACGCTGTTCAAATTGCGCCTGCCTGCGGCGATGCCGTTCATCTTTAACGGGCTTAAAATTGCGACGACTCTGGCGCTGATCGGGGCGATTGTTGCTGAATTTTTCGGCTCCCCTACGGTGGGTATGGGTTTTCGCATATCGACCTCGGTGGGGCGTCTTGCGCTTGATATGGTCTGGGCCGAGATTGTCGTTGCCGCACTGGCCGGAAGTACTCTTTACGGATTGATGGCATGGATTGAGGGGCGGGTGACCTTTTGGCACCCATCGCAACGCAAATAA
- a CDS encoding ABC transporter substrate-binding protein: protein MKKMMMAAAMAAGLGGMAHADAHANDVTLQLQWVTQAQFAGYYVALDQGFYEEEGLNVTILPGGPDIAPPQVLAGGGADVMLNWMPSALAARERGLPVVNIAQPFKTSGLMLTCWKDTGIETVEDFRGKTIGVWFFGNEYPFLSWMSQAGIPTDGGDEGVTVLRQGFNVDPLLNREADCISTMTYNEYGQVLDAGVSEDELVTFMYEDQGVATLEDGIYALEENLEDPVFVDKMVRFVRASMKGWKWAEENPVEAAGIVLDNDETGAQSEAAQIRMMGEIAKLTAGSNGALDPADFQRTVDTLLAGGSDPVISAQPEGAWTSAITDAALN from the coding sequence ATGAAAAAGATGATGATGGCAGCGGCGATGGCCGCTGGATTGGGTGGCATGGCCCATGCGGATGCCCACGCCAATGATGTGACACTGCAGTTGCAGTGGGTCACGCAGGCACAGTTTGCGGGATACTATGTGGCGCTCGATCAGGGGTTCTATGAAGAAGAGGGGCTGAATGTAACCATCCTGCCCGGCGGTCCCGATATCGCGCCGCCACAGGTGCTGGCCGGCGGTGGTGCCGATGTGATGTTGAACTGGATGCCATCCGCGCTGGCCGCGCGTGAACGCGGCCTGCCGGTTGTGAATATCGCGCAGCCGTTCAAGACATCGGGTCTGATGCTGACATGCTGGAAAGACACCGGCATCGAAACGGTCGAGGATTTCCGCGGCAAGACGATTGGCGTGTGGTTCTTTGGCAATGAATACCCGTTCCTAAGCTGGATGAGCCAGGCCGGTATCCCCACCGATGGTGGCGATGAGGGCGTGACAGTCCTGCGGCAGGGTTTCAACGTTGACCCGCTTTTGAACCGTGAGGCGGATTGTATTTCGACCATGACCTATAACGAATACGGTCAGGTGCTCGATGCAGGTGTGTCCGAAGATGAGCTGGTGACATTCATGTATGAGGACCAAGGGGTCGCCACGCTTGAGGACGGCATCTATGCGCTGGAAGAGAACCTCGAAGATCCGGTCTTTGTCGACAAGATGGTGCGCTTTGTCCGCGCTTCGATGAAGGGGTGGAAATGGGCCGAGGAAAACCCGGTTGAGGCCGCAGGTATCGTTCTGGATAACGACGAAACCGGCGCACAATCCGAGGCGGCACAAATTCGCATGATGGGCGAAATTGCCAAGCTGACCGCAGGGTCCAACGGCGCGCTTGATCCGGCGGATTTCCAGCGCACGGTTGATACGCTTTTGGCAGGTGGTTCTGATCCGGTGATTTCTGCACAGCCTGAAGGCGCGTGGACCAGTGCGATTACAGATGCTGCCTTGAACTAA
- a CDS encoding twin-arginine translocation pathway signal — protein MTKGLITRRHAVALGTAAFVAPATGLLSPAQAAGLAPTPTMRGGANNYRPKAPIVDRIGGGGFWMAGTVRRTGDGAPLAGQRIQVWAHTTEGHERDAHSHGATLTDADGVFRLEMPQIVPAFGQAHGHLAYDSGEFKTVFLRPVMASPNDTTLHVDFVLEPA, from the coding sequence ATGACCAAAGGATTGATTACGCGTCGCCATGCGGTGGCTCTTGGTACGGCTGCGTTTGTCGCCCCCGCCACAGGGCTCTTGTCACCAGCACAGGCTGCCGGCCTTGCCCCGACCCCCACCATGCGGGGTGGCGCGAACAACTATCGTCCGAAGGCCCCAATTGTGGACCGTATCGGCGGCGGTGGTTTCTGGATGGCAGGGACCGTCAGGCGCACTGGCGATGGGGCGCCGTTGGCGGGCCAGCGCATTCAGGTGTGGGCACATACCACCGAAGGCCACGAGCGTGATGCGCATAGCCATGGCGCGACCCTGACGGATGCAGATGGTGTATTCCGCCTCGAGATGCCCCAGATCGTGCCTGCTTTTGGTCAGGCGCACGGGCATCTGGCCTACGACAGCGGCGAATTCAAAACGGTGTTCCTGCGTCCTGTGATGGCAAGCCCCAACGATACAACGCTGCACGTGGATTTCGTGCTGGAACCTGCCTAG
- a CDS encoding ferric reductase-like transmembrane domain-containing protein: MLVLFAPVFAAASSPLLQWRDPVYIFAGLAGVVGMAMMLVQPLLAIGVLPGVSVPASRRLHRAVGVGLVLAILGHVIGLWITSPPDVIDVLLLRSPTPFAIWGVLAMWAVFVAGLLAVLRPRLPLRAWRWGHTAAVSLAALGTVVHALQIVGTMEMISKTALSALVLAVLAWAIARRRVWSMGLRPRRP, encoded by the coding sequence GTGTTGGTCCTCTTTGCGCCCGTCTTCGCCGCAGCAAGCAGCCCGCTTTTGCAGTGGCGTGACCCTGTCTACATTTTTGCAGGTCTTGCCGGTGTCGTCGGTATGGCGATGATGCTGGTACAACCTTTGCTGGCGATCGGCGTGCTCCCGGGGGTGTCTGTGCCGGCGTCCCGTCGTCTTCACCGCGCTGTTGGTGTGGGCCTTGTGCTCGCTATTCTGGGCCATGTCATCGGGCTTTGGATCACGAGCCCGCCTGATGTGATTGATGTTCTCCTGCTCCGCTCGCCCACGCCTTTTGCGATCTGGGGTGTTTTGGCGATGTGGGCTGTTTTTGTTGCGGGCCTGTTGGCGGTTCTGCGACCGCGTTTGCCGCTACGGGCTTGGCGTTGGGGGCATACGGCAGCCGTCAGTTTGGCCGCCCTTGGCACAGTGGTGCATGCTTTGCAGATTGTCGGAACAATGGAGATGATCAGCAAAACGGCCCTGTCAGCACTGGTGCTTGCTGTGCTTGCGTGGGCGATTGCGCGGCGCAGGGTCTGGTCCATGGGTCTGCGCCCGCGCAGGCCCTGA
- a CDS encoding NAD(P)/FAD-dependent oxidoreductase, whose protein sequence is MTDQSYDVIVVGAGLMGSAAARHLAEMGVKTALVGPDEPVEKATHTGVFASHYDQARITRKIDTRKNWARFAQEAIARYPEIAAKGAQPFYTPAGALVAGTEVGAERDYILNAQRHAQANGVAHTPLRGAELAARFPAFAFPEGILALHEETDAGWINPRLHVKAEITAATKAGAVLHRDTVVRISEGGGAAQVHCAGGAVLTAAKVIVACGAFSKAEGLLPDPIPMRVYARTIAFFELDEGEVTRLSGMPSVIYVPPGRSEDPYILPPVLYPDGKTYIKIGGDAVDTELHSVDDMIAWFRSGGDPVAGAAISEILIGLMPGLKYRSIHFDSCATSFSPNGNPFVYPQTDHIIALTAGNGAAAKCADEIGRLGAIVATGGAIPDYYDGAFAP, encoded by the coding sequence ATGACTGACCAGAGCTATGATGTGATTGTTGTTGGTGCAGGGCTGATGGGCAGTGCAGCGGCGCGTCATCTTGCTGAAATGGGCGTGAAAACGGCCCTTGTGGGGCCGGATGAACCGGTGGAAAAAGCCACGCATACAGGGGTTTTTGCCAGCCACTACGATCAGGCACGGATCACGCGCAAGATCGACACCCGCAAGAACTGGGCCCGTTTCGCGCAAGAGGCGATTGCGCGCTACCCCGAGATTGCCGCGAAGGGCGCGCAGCCGTTTTATACGCCTGCGGGAGCACTTGTGGCAGGCACGGAAGTGGGCGCAGAGCGCGACTATATTCTGAACGCGCAACGCCATGCGCAGGCGAATGGTGTCGCACACACGCCGTTGCGAGGGGCGGAACTGGCTGCGCGGTTCCCCGCGTTCGCCTTTCCCGAGGGGATCCTTGCGTTGCATGAAGAGACGGACGCAGGCTGGATCAATCCGCGTCTGCATGTGAAGGCCGAGATTACGGCAGCGACCAAGGCGGGTGCTGTGTTGCATCGTGATACGGTCGTGCGGATTTCTGAGGGCGGCGGTGCGGCGCAGGTGCATTGTGCGGGTGGTGCCGTCCTGACCGCCGCCAAGGTGATTGTCGCCTGTGGCGCTTTTTCCAAGGCTGAGGGGCTTTTACCGGACCCGATCCCGATGCGGGTCTATGCCCGTACGATCGCGTTTTTCGAACTGGACGAAGGAGAGGTCACACGTCTGTCGGGGATGCCTTCGGTGATCTACGTCCCACCGGGCCGGTCCGAGGACCCATATATCCTGCCGCCTGTGCTGTATCCTGACGGCAAGACCTATATCAAAATCGGTGGCGATGCGGTGGATACCGAATTGCACAGCGTCGATGATATGATCGCGTGGTTCCGCAGTGGCGGTGATCCTGTGGCGGGTGCGGCGATCTCAGAGATTTTGATCGGGCTGATGCCGGGGCTGAAGTACCGTTCTATTCATTTTGACAGTTGCGCGACGAGCTTTTCGCCTAATGGCAATCCGTTCGTTTATCCGCAGACTGATCATATCATCGCCCTCACTGCAGGGAACGGGGCCGCGGCGAAATGCGCGGATGAGATTGGGCGGCTGGGTGCAATCGTCGCGACGGGTGGTGCGATCCCTGATTATTATGACGGCGCGTTTGCGCCCTAG
- a CDS encoding P1 family peptidase, with protein MVAAVSKGPRNLITDVAGLRVGNAQDDHIKTGTTVLVGDKPFTASVHVMGGAPGTKETDLLAPDKTVEQVDALVLSGGSAFGLDACSGVMDGLRAMRRGFAIGDIRIPIVPGAIIFDLINGGAKDWGENPYRALGREALTSASEQFAIGTAGAGTGAMAAMQKGGLGSASLTLADGTTVGALVVVNALGSVTTPGDRHFWAAPFEIDGEFGGAGPDPNAGHVTSEPSRKEHAMMQQATQGANTTIAIVATDAPLSKVQCHRLAVTAHDGMARAIVPSHTPLDGDLVFGVSTGAGTPVDQTHFREIAAAAATCLARAIARGAYEATSAPGDIIPTYRELNG; from the coding sequence ATGGTGGCCGCTGTATCTAAAGGACCCCGCAATCTGATCACTGATGTGGCGGGTTTGCGCGTGGGCAACGCGCAGGACGATCACATCAAGACCGGTACCACCGTGCTGGTGGGTGACAAACCCTTCACCGCTAGCGTCCATGTGATGGGCGGTGCACCGGGGACCAAAGAAACCGATCTTTTGGCCCCTGATAAAACTGTCGAACAGGTCGATGCGCTGGTGCTCTCGGGTGGCTCGGCCTTCGGGCTTGATGCCTGTTCGGGTGTCATGGACGGACTGCGCGCGATGAGGCGGGGGTTCGCCATCGGTGATATCCGCATCCCGATTGTGCCAGGGGCGATTATCTTTGATCTGATCAACGGCGGCGCAAAGGACTGGGGCGAAAACCCCTACCGCGCCTTGGGGCGAGAAGCGCTGACAAGCGCGTCCGAGCAGTTTGCGATAGGCACTGCAGGCGCAGGGACAGGGGCTATGGCCGCCATGCAAAAGGGCGGGCTTGGCTCTGCCTCTCTGACGCTGGCTGATGGTACGACCGTGGGGGCATTGGTGGTGGTGAACGCGCTTGGCAGCGTCACAACGCCCGGTGACAGACATTTCTGGGCCGCTCCCTTCGAAATTGACGGCGAATTTGGCGGCGCAGGGCCGGATCCAAACGCCGGACATGTGACATCAGAGCCAAGTCGCAAAGAACACGCCATGATGCAGCAGGCCACCCAAGGCGCGAATACCACCATCGCGATTGTTGCCACCGATGCACCGCTCAGCAAAGTGCAATGCCACAGGCTTGCTGTCACCGCCCACGACGGCATGGCGCGGGCGATTGTTCCGTCGCATACGCCGCTTGATGGTGATCTGGTCTTTGGCGTCTCGACGGGGGCAGGCACGCCTGTCGACCAAACCCATTTCCGCGAGATCGCAGCCGCAGCGGCCACCTGTCTGGCCCGCGCCATCGCGCGCGGAGCCTATGAGGCGACAAGCGCCCCCGGCGACATCATCCCAACCTATCGGGAGCTGAACGGCTAG
- a CDS encoding glucose 1-dehydrogenase, with protein sequence MRLAGKTAIVTGGGSGFGAGIARKFAAEGCRVFVADLNIDGARHVADEISGTAVECDVSNAESVSNMAKAILSQGPLDILVNNAGITHLPDAMEDVSEEDFDRVMAVNMKSVYLTARAFVPHFKERKRGAILNVASTAGVSPRPRLNWYNASKGWMITATKTMAVELAPDGVRVNAINPVAGDTPLLKSFMGEDTPEIRAKFLSTIPLGRFSTPEDMGNAACFLCSDEASMITGVAMEVDGGRCI encoded by the coding sequence ATGCGACTGGCTGGCAAAACGGCAATTGTTACGGGCGGCGGCTCGGGTTTCGGGGCAGGGATCGCGCGCAAATTCGCGGCTGAAGGGTGCCGTGTCTTTGTCGCTGACCTCAATATTGATGGTGCTCGGCATGTGGCGGATGAAATCAGCGGCACCGCCGTTGAATGTGATGTCTCAAACGCGGAATCAGTGTCTAACATGGCGAAAGCCATCCTTTCTCAAGGCCCCTTGGACATCCTTGTGAACAACGCAGGCATCACCCATCTGCCCGACGCGATGGAGGACGTGAGCGAAGAGGACTTCGACCGTGTCATGGCCGTGAACATGAAATCGGTCTACCTGACCGCCCGCGCCTTTGTCCCCCATTTCAAAGAACGCAAGCGGGGCGCGATCCTCAACGTGGCTTCGACCGCCGGCGTCTCACCGCGCCCGCGCCTGAATTGGTATAACGCCTCAAAGGGCTGGATGATCACCGCGACAAAAACCATGGCGGTGGAACTGGCCCCGGATGGGGTCCGCGTGAACGCGATTAACCCTGTGGCGGGCGATACGCCTTTGTTGAAATCCTTTATGGGCGAGGACACGCCGGAAATTCGCGCCAAATTCCTGTCGACCATCCCGCTGGGCCGCTTTTCCACGCCCGAGGACATGGGCAATGCCGCCTGTTTTCTTTGCTCGGACGAGGCCAGCATGATCACCGGTGTCGCAATGGAGGTGGATGGTGGCCGCTGTATCTAA